The following proteins are co-located in the Myroides profundi genome:
- the wecC gene encoding UDP-N-acetyl-D-mannosamine dehydrogenase: protein MNTQVVTIGLGYIGLPTSALIAQNKIGVHGVDISQHVVDTINAGKIHIVEPDLDKAVAEAVQAGYLKAATTPIVANTYLIVVPTPFKGNHEPDISYVKAATTAILPLLKEGDLYIIESTSPVGTTEKMMEYIFTERPELEGKIYLAYCPERVLPGNVMYELVHNDRVIGGVNEVSTEKAVAFYSQFVKGTLHRTNARTAEMCKLTENSSRDVQIAFANELSLICDKAGINVWELIELANKHPRVNILQPGCGVGGHCIAVDPYFIVSEFPMESRIIAHAREVNNYKSFWCAEKVKSARLEFELKQGRQPAIAVMGLAFKPNIDDLRESPAIYITERILQDSGDADMYIVEPNVQDHKVFKLTNYKEAVEKADIIVFLVAHNEFKALEIPQGKVVLDFCGIKK from the coding sequence ATGAATACACAAGTAGTAACAATAGGATTAGGATACATAGGACTACCAACATCAGCTTTAATTGCACAAAATAAAATAGGTGTACATGGAGTAGATATTTCCCAACATGTGGTAGATACCATTAATGCAGGAAAGATTCATATTGTAGAACCAGATTTAGATAAGGCAGTAGCTGAAGCTGTACAAGCAGGATATCTAAAAGCAGCAACTACTCCTATTGTAGCCAATACATATTTAATTGTTGTACCAACGCCATTTAAAGGAAATCACGAACCAGATATTTCGTATGTAAAGGCAGCAACTACAGCTATACTTCCATTGTTAAAAGAAGGAGATTTATATATTATCGAATCTACTTCTCCTGTAGGTACGACAGAAAAGATGATGGAATATATCTTTACAGAGCGCCCAGAGCTTGAAGGTAAGATTTATTTAGCCTATTGTCCAGAGCGTGTATTGCCAGGAAATGTAATGTATGAGTTAGTACATAATGATCGTGTAATTGGAGGAGTGAATGAAGTATCTACAGAAAAGGCAGTAGCATTTTACAGTCAATTTGTAAAAGGAACTTTGCACAGAACGAATGCGCGTACAGCAGAGATGTGTAAACTGACAGAGAACTCTTCTAGAGATGTGCAGATTGCCTTTGCTAATGAATTGTCATTAATCTGTGATAAAGCAGGGATTAATGTTTGGGAATTAATTGAATTAGCAAATAAGCACCCACGTGTAAATATCTTACAACCAGGATGTGGAGTAGGAGGACATTGTATTGCAGTGGATCCATATTTCATTGTTTCAGAATTTCCTATGGAGTCTAGAATCATTGCTCATGCTAGAGAAGTTAATAACTATAAATCTTTTTGGTGCGCAGAGAAAGTAAAATCAGCGCGATTAGAGTTTGAGTTAAAACAGGGACGCCAACCTGCTATTGCAGTAATGGGACTAGCTTTTAAACCGAATATTGACGATTTACGTGAATCTCCAGCTATTTATATCACTGAACGTATCTTACAAGATTCTGGAGACGCAGATATGTATATTGTAGAGCCAAATGTACAAGACCATAAAGTGTTTAAATTAACGAACTATAAAGAAGCGGTAGAAAAAGCAGATATCATTGTATTTTTAGTAGCACATAATGAGTTTAAAGCATTAGAAATACCACAAGGTAAAGTAGTTTTAGATTTTTGTGGAATTAAAAAATAA
- the wecB gene encoding non-hydrolyzing UDP-N-acetylglucosamine 2-epimerase, translating into MKKNLIVFGTRPEAIKMAPLVKEFQKHADKFDTRVCVTAQHREMLDQVLEFFDIVPEYDLNLMKPNQNLYSLTGDIITGLKPVLEKFKPDYVYVHGDTTTTMSASIAAFYSGAEVCHVEAGLRTHNKRAPFPEEINRQITGRVTDYHFAPTIASQENLLRENIKIKDILVTGNTVIDALLESVERVEDLENEEITQLKQIVDSSKKLILVTGHRRENHGDGFIRICEALKEIALTHADVQIIYPVHLNPNVKGPVYEILSGIENIQLIDPLAYPSFVWLMNKSYMIVTDSGGVQEEAPSLGKPVLVMRDTTERPEAVAAGTVILVGTDKEKIVREANSLLTDTARYAKMSALHNPYGDGKACARIVDFISQLQ; encoded by the coding sequence ATGAAAAAGAATTTGATTGTATTTGGCACAAGACCAGAAGCTATCAAAATGGCACCTTTAGTAAAGGAATTCCAAAAACACGCTGATAAATTTGATACTCGTGTATGTGTAACTGCACAACATAGAGAGATGTTGGATCAAGTTTTAGAGTTTTTTGATATCGTACCAGAGTACGATTTGAATTTGATGAAACCTAATCAAAATTTATATTCTTTAACAGGAGATATTATCACTGGATTAAAACCTGTTTTAGAGAAGTTTAAACCTGATTACGTTTATGTTCATGGAGATACTACTACAACGATGTCAGCGAGTATTGCGGCTTTCTATAGTGGAGCAGAAGTGTGTCATGTAGAGGCAGGACTCAGAACACATAATAAACGAGCACCTTTCCCTGAGGAAATAAATCGTCAGATTACAGGACGTGTAACAGATTATCACTTCGCACCAACCATAGCATCTCAAGAAAATTTATTAAGAGAAAATATCAAAATCAAAGATATTTTAGTTACTGGTAATACAGTTATTGATGCTTTATTAGAAAGTGTAGAGCGTGTAGAAGATTTAGAAAATGAAGAAATTACACAATTAAAACAGATTGTAGATTCGTCTAAGAAATTAATACTTGTTACAGGACATAGAAGAGAGAATCATGGAGATGGATTTATTCGTATCTGTGAAGCACTAAAAGAAATAGCCTTAACACATGCTGATGTACAAATCATTTACCCTGTACATTTAAATCCAAATGTAAAAGGTCCAGTTTACGAAATCCTATCAGGAATAGAAAATATTCAATTAATAGATCCATTAGCTTACCCTTCATTTGTATGGTTGATGAATAAGAGTTATATGATTGTTACAGATAGTGGAGGAGTACAAGAAGAAGCACCTAGTTTAGGAAAACCAGTTTTAGTCATGCGAGATACAACAGAACGTCCTGAAGCCGTAGCAGCAGGAACAGTAATCCTAGTAGGTACGGATAAAGAGAAGATTGTAAGAGAGGCGAATAGCCTATTGACAGATACAGCTCGTTATGCAAAGATGTCAGCCTTACACAATCCTTACGGAGATGGAAAAGCATGTGCACGTATTGTTGATTTTATCAGTCAATTACAGTAG
- a CDS encoding UDP-glucose 6-dehydrogenase, which translates to MKNIQKICCVGAGYVGGPTMAVIAQKNPRIKITVVDLNEARIKAWNDEDLSKLPIYEPGLDAVVAEARGRNLFFDTNVEKAIDEADMIFISVNTPTKTYGKGKGMAADLKYIELCARQIAQVAKTDKIVVEKSTLPVRTAQAIKRILDQTGNGVEFEILSNPEFLAEGTAIQDLMNPDRVLIGGAETPRGREAIEALASIYEAWVPQERILRTNVWSSELSKLTANAFLAQRVSSINAISELCEVSGADVAEVSRAIGTDSRIGNKFLKASVGFGGSCFQKDILNLVYIAKSYGLEAVADYWEQVIIMNDHQKRRFAENIVTTLFNTVNDKKIAFLGWAFKKDTNDTRESAAIYVANELIEEEAQIHVYDPKVIEQQMLSDLDYLATRELETNKKHLIVHAEPYAALEGAHGIAVLTEWDEFKTYDWQRIYDNMQKPAFIFDGRNILDRQTLEDIGFEVYTIGRG; encoded by the coding sequence ATGAAAAACATACAAAAGATTTGTTGCGTAGGGGCAGGATACGTAGGAGGGCCTACCATGGCAGTTATAGCACAAAAAAATCCACGTATCAAGATTACAGTAGTTGATTTAAATGAAGCACGTATCAAAGCGTGGAATGATGAAGATTTGAGCAAATTACCTATTTATGAACCAGGTTTAGATGCAGTAGTAGCAGAAGCTCGTGGACGAAATCTGTTTTTTGATACCAATGTAGAGAAAGCTATTGATGAAGCTGACATGATTTTTATCTCTGTGAATACCCCAACCAAAACCTATGGTAAAGGAAAGGGAATGGCAGCTGATTTAAAGTATATTGAATTATGTGCAAGACAAATTGCTCAAGTAGCCAAGACAGACAAAATAGTTGTAGAAAAGTCTACACTTCCTGTACGCACAGCACAAGCAATTAAACGAATCCTTGATCAAACAGGTAATGGAGTAGAGTTTGAAATACTCTCTAATCCTGAATTTTTAGCAGAAGGTACAGCTATCCAAGACTTGATGAACCCTGATCGCGTATTGATCGGTGGAGCAGAAACCCCGAGAGGAAGAGAAGCTATCGAAGCGTTAGCGTCTATTTATGAAGCATGGGTACCTCAAGAGCGTATTCTACGTACTAATGTATGGTCATCAGAGCTTTCTAAATTGACTGCCAATGCCTTCTTAGCACAACGTGTGTCTTCTATCAATGCGATTTCAGAACTATGTGAAGTATCAGGAGCAGATGTAGCCGAAGTGTCTAGAGCCATTGGTACAGATAGCCGTATTGGCAATAAATTCTTAAAAGCTTCTGTAGGTTTTGGAGGATCGTGTTTTCAAAAAGATATCCTAAACTTAGTGTATATCGCTAAGTCTTATGGGCTAGAGGCAGTAGCAGACTATTGGGAGCAAGTAATCATTATGAATGACCACCAGAAACGTCGTTTTGCAGAGAATATCGTGACAACTTTGTTTAATACAGTTAACGATAAGAAAATAGCTTTCTTAGGTTGGGCATTCAAGAAGGATACTAATGATACTAGAGAATCAGCTGCTATCTATGTAGCCAATGAGTTAATTGAAGAAGAAGCACAAATCCACGTATACGATCCTAAAGTAATAGAACAACAGATGTTATCTGATTTAGATTACTTAGCCACTCGCGAATTAGAAACAAATAAAAAACATCTGATAGTACACGCAGAACCCTATGCAGCCCTAGAAGGAGCACATGGTATCGCAGTATTGACAGAATGGGATGAGTTCAAGACGTACGATTGGCAACGCATTTATGATAATATGCAAAAACCAGCTTTTATATTCGATGGACGTAATATATTAGACCGTCAAACGTTAGAAGATATAGGGTTTGAAGTATACACAATTGGAAGAGGGTAA
- a CDS encoding DEAD/DEAH box helicase, translated as MNFKDLALTQEIQTALTKIGYSTATEIQQKAIPPILEGTDVIGTAQTGTGKTAAFAIPILQKLHSTPKSTKGIRALILVPTRELAIQVKDSFLDYSTELPLKTVTLFGGVPLPPQVRALKQHPEIIVATPGRLLDLINQKIVKLSNLEILVLDEADQMLDMGFIHDLKKILKFVPTKRQSLFFSATMPKEIEQFARTIVYKPVKIEVAAQVITATTIEQQVYYTEKKDKKALLHTILKENTESTLVFTRTKYEANNLVKYLQKVNMVAMAIHGNKSQSARVKALDDFKNKKINILIATDIAARGIDISKLPFVINYDIPDKPETYVHRIGRTGRAGVQGVAMCFCTPEQRKELKDIQRFTGIKMQVKQEI; from the coding sequence ATGAACTTTAAAGATTTAGCATTAACACAAGAGATACAAACAGCATTAACTAAAATAGGTTATTCTACAGCTACTGAAATACAGCAAAAAGCAATCCCTCCTATTCTGGAAGGAACGGATGTAATCGGTACTGCTCAAACAGGTACAGGTAAAACTGCTGCTTTTGCTATTCCTATTTTACAAAAACTGCACTCTACTCCTAAATCTACAAAAGGTATAAGAGCCTTAATTTTAGTTCCTACAAGAGAATTAGCAATACAGGTAAAAGATAGTTTTTTAGACTATAGTACTGAGCTTCCTCTTAAAACAGTAACTTTATTCGGTGGTGTACCTCTTCCACCTCAAGTAAGAGCGTTAAAACAACATCCCGAAATTATCGTGGCTACTCCTGGTCGACTATTGGATCTAATCAATCAAAAAATAGTAAAGCTTTCTAATCTTGAGATATTAGTACTAGATGAGGCTGATCAGATGCTTGATATGGGATTCATACACGATCTTAAAAAAATTCTTAAATTTGTTCCTACTAAAAGACAATCTCTGTTCTTCTCAGCTACAATGCCTAAAGAAATAGAGCAATTCGCTAGAACAATCGTCTACAAACCTGTAAAAATAGAAGTAGCTGCACAAGTAATCACAGCAACAACTATCGAACAGCAAGTGTACTATACAGAGAAGAAAGATAAGAAAGCGTTATTACACACTATCTTAAAGGAGAATACGGAGTCTACTCTTGTATTTACAAGAACGAAATACGAGGCTAATAACCTGGTAAAATACCTTCAAAAGGTCAATATGGTGGCGATGGCTATCCATGGGAATAAATCTCAAAGTGCTCGTGTTAAAGCATTAGATGATTTTAAAAATAAGAAAATCAATATCCTTATTGCAACAGATATTGCTGCAAGAGGAATAGATATAAGCAAACTTCCCTTTGTGATCAACTATGATATACCAGACAAACCAGAGACTTACGTTCATCGTATCGGTCGTACTGGACGAGCTGGAGTACAAGGGGTTGCCATGTGTTTTTGCACACCTGAACAACGAAAAGAGTTGAAGGATATTCAGCGATTTACAGGGATCAAAATGCAGGTAAAACAAGAAATTTAA
- a CDS encoding cold-shock protein, whose amino-acid sequence MADSFSKKEKNKKKAQKRQEKALKREDRKVNNNKGKDLEDMLVYVDYNGNLTDVPPEEQDIEAAKRELEERLAAASAPDTECTGVVTYFSSKGFGFITEDDSKENIFVHSSQSNQPLQQGDKVTFKKERTPRGLSAVEVNKI is encoded by the coding sequence ATGGCTGATTCTTTTTCGAAAAAAGAGAAAAATAAAAAGAAAGCACAGAAAAGACAAGAGAAAGCATTAAAGAGAGAGGATCGTAAAGTAAACAACAACAAGGGTAAAGATCTTGAAGATATGTTGGTTTATGTAGACTACAATGGTAATCTAACAGACGTTCCGCCAGAAGAGCAAGACATCGAAGCAGCTAAAAGGGAACTTGAAGAGCGCTTAGCGGCAGCTTCTGCTCCAGATACTGAATGCACTGGAGTAGTGACTTATTTTAGCAGTAAAGGTTTCGGGTTTATAACTGAAGATGATTCAAAAGAAAACATCTTTGTACACAGTAGTCAGTCTAATCAGCCATTACAGCAAGGTGATAAAGTTACCTTCAAAAAAGAAAGAACTCCAAGAGGCCTAAGTGCCGTTGAAGTAAATAAAATTTAA
- a CDS encoding cold-shock protein — protein sequence MQEGTVKFFNETKGFGFITPNDGGQDIFVHTTGLNERVRENDAVVYEVEKGKKGLNAVNVRRA from the coding sequence ATGCAAGAAGGAACAGTAAAATTCTTCAACGAAACTAAAGGTTTCGGTTTCATTACTCCAAACGATGGAGGACAAGACATTTTCGTACACACAACTGGTTTAAACGAGAGAGTTCGTGAGAACGATGCAGTAGTTTATGAAGTTGAAAAAGGTAAAAAAGGATTAAACGCTGTTAACGTAAGAAGAGCTTAA
- a CDS encoding sensor histidine kinase, giving the protein MKKLRQINFLFVVFALLLVNCNRSKIVSKTDYDQLYAVWYDNDYKDSLAQVLKPAVDRALSLKNTADNRIIIDSVLSELRWTRDSISFLKLTRKAIRFAEAKSDEYMLANIYNDIGMYYHDLGIMDSTYYYYIKAENVYKELGDSMKIGEMEFYQARLLFEKGLVMESEVKVANALRVLERYPLNPIPFEANQMMALCLLERQDFASAKSYLLTALALMKKEFNKNKILDRRKLSEALMMLYYNLSELAYFRKDYKEAYDYAAAGLVYKWAETTPIILDFLEANMAKSDLMLAVTHNKEIGAKERSFITKIEDTYARSLEISNYFAANEQAMSAAGLYIAIRDSVKAFEWAEKSYQLSKDRDIKVAQRTALEFLLSHQEYENKNQVKQIIELNKALEEQDYTTRNRFARIAYETEKVVTENNELRNAVLLVVVTSLIIILGLSAGVFIYRLRNKNRELNFITEQKEANESIYQLILEKSTIATEVKQSVTNRIAKDLHDGIVNNIFTIRFNLQQLQTENESLKNTLITELEYLEKSTRGLSHSLINNELFGETKFISLIEDLASLQKNKWDTIFNLECSDSDYLEELTAMEKVHTYFIIREAIHNVNKYSKASLCTISFVGDKEGITVRIKDNGIGFDMKVPRGGIGIQNMKERALTLASELHVFSKINLGTEVIFKVKQSKT; this is encoded by the coding sequence ATGAAAAAACTTCGCCAAATTAATTTTCTATTTGTTGTATTTGCATTGTTATTAGTGAATTGTAATCGGTCTAAAATTGTGAGTAAGACTGATTATGATCAACTATATGCAGTATGGTATGACAACGATTATAAAGATAGCTTAGCACAGGTGCTTAAACCAGCAGTAGATAGGGCACTTAGCTTAAAGAATACTGCTGATAATAGAATTATCATAGATAGTGTGTTAAGTGAGCTTAGATGGACGCGTGATTCTATTTCATTTTTAAAACTGACTAGAAAGGCTATTCGTTTTGCAGAAGCCAAATCGGATGAGTATATGCTTGCTAATATCTATAATGACATTGGAATGTACTATCACGACTTAGGTATTATGGATAGTACTTATTACTATTATATCAAAGCAGAGAATGTCTATAAAGAATTAGGTGATTCGATGAAAATAGGTGAAATGGAGTTCTATCAGGCTCGATTGCTATTCGAAAAAGGATTGGTTATGGAAAGCGAGGTTAAGGTAGCTAATGCTTTGCGTGTTCTAGAGAGATATCCTCTTAACCCAATACCTTTTGAAGCGAATCAGATGATGGCATTGTGTTTGCTTGAACGTCAAGATTTTGCATCGGCTAAGAGTTATTTGCTTACAGCATTGGCCTTGATGAAAAAGGAGTTTAATAAGAATAAAATACTAGATCGTCGTAAACTGTCAGAAGCTTTAATGATGTTGTATTATAATCTTTCTGAATTGGCTTATTTTAGAAAAGATTATAAGGAGGCATATGATTATGCAGCAGCAGGATTGGTTTATAAGTGGGCAGAAACAACTCCAATTATATTAGATTTTTTAGAGGCTAATATGGCTAAATCTGATTTGATGCTTGCGGTAACACACAACAAGGAAATCGGAGCTAAAGAAAGAAGTTTTATAACCAAGATAGAGGATACCTACGCTCGCTCATTAGAAATTAGTAATTATTTTGCTGCAAATGAGCAGGCTATGAGTGCAGCAGGATTGTATATTGCTATTCGCGATAGTGTTAAAGCCTTTGAATGGGCAGAAAAATCTTATCAACTTTCAAAGGATAGAGACATTAAGGTTGCTCAGCGTACAGCATTAGAGTTTTTGCTATCACATCAAGAATACGAGAACAAAAATCAAGTAAAGCAAATTATTGAGCTTAATAAGGCTTTAGAAGAACAAGATTATACAACTCGTAATCGTTTCGCTAGAATAGCGTATGAAACAGAGAAGGTGGTAACCGAAAATAATGAACTTAGAAATGCGGTTTTGTTGGTTGTAGTGACTAGTCTAATTATTATTTTAGGACTTTCTGCTGGAGTATTTATTTATAGACTGAGAAATAAAAATAGAGAATTAAACTTCATAACAGAACAAAAAGAAGCGAATGAAAGTATTTATCAATTGATCTTAGAGAAAAGTACAATCGCCACTGAAGTGAAGCAATCAGTTACAAATAGAATTGCTAAAGATCTTCACGATGGAATAGTTAATAATATTTTTACAATTCGTTTTAATCTTCAACAGTTACAAACAGAAAATGAAAGTCTAAAGAATACTTTGATTACTGAATTAGAATATTTAGAGAAATCAACCAGAGGACTGTCACACTCGTTGATAAATAATGAATTGTTTGGCGAAACTAAATTTATAAGTTTGATTGAAGATCTAGCATCACTTCAAAAAAATAAATGGGATACTATATTTAATTTAGAATGTAGTGATTCTGACTATTTAGAAGAGTTAACCGCTATGGAGAAAGTCCATACTTATTTTATTATTAGAGAGGCTATTCACAATGTTAATAAATATTCAAAAGCTTCACTTTGTACCATAAGCTTTGTAGGGGATAAAGAAGGAATAACTGTTCGAATAAAGGATAATGGAATCGGTTTTGATATGAAGGTTCCTAGAGGAGGAATAGGTATTCAGAATATGAAAGAAAGAGCATTAACATTAGCCTCAGAACTCCATGTGTTTTCTAAAATAAACTTAGGTACAGAAGTAATTTTTAAAGTAAAACAATCTAAAACATAA
- a CDS encoding OmpA family protein yields MKKKLLKISLLTMLLFVGISTYGQKVAEKKANKEYQTQAYVDAIKIYERIANKGYTNADMLKKLADAYYFNGKLPEANKWYETLFDGEYDDKGKEPIPSEYYYRYAQTLKSVESYDKSKQKMEEFSRLEANDSRAQLFQENKDYLQKIEDKKDVYDLKALSINTEFSDYGATILGNELIFTSARNQEVDKAIHEWTNESFTALYSSTINVDGTFSEPKQFAKEISSRVNDATAVFTKDGNTMYFTRNNSSEKGKRRNNKDKSSLLKIYKATKGEDGLWGQVLELPFNSDYFNTAHPSLTPDGKWLYFSSDRKGTLGQSDIFRVAIYPTGEYGNAENIGAKVNTAGRETFPFISEDYFLFFASDGHPGLGGLDMFVAKINVDGSIGQVANMGTPINSPFDDFGLYIDSKSHKGFVSSNRPGASGGDDIYFFKEKPCKQALEGIVYDKVTKEPLVNARVILSDALYQQTDTIITDAKGYYLSNLLDCGGKYRIKAEKEEYNTVEVVFIVERQQGVKRVDIGLEKTLEPVTVNDDLFKKLKLNPIYFDFDKSNIRPDAAAELIKVVEVLKEYPTMKIDVRSHTDSRGNDDYNLKLSDRRAKSTVEWMVNQGIERSRITGEGYGETQLQNKCSNGVPCSVEEHQLNRRSEFIVIEL; encoded by the coding sequence ATGAAAAAAAAGCTACTGAAAATAAGCTTATTGACAATGTTGCTTTTCGTAGGTATTAGTACTTATGGACAGAAAGTAGCAGAAAAGAAAGCAAATAAAGAATATCAAACTCAGGCTTATGTAGATGCAATCAAGATCTACGAGCGCATTGCAAACAAGGGGTATACTAACGCAGATATGCTAAAGAAGCTAGCGGATGCATATTATTTTAATGGAAAGTTACCTGAGGCTAATAAGTGGTATGAAACACTATTCGATGGAGAGTATGACGATAAAGGAAAAGAGCCAATTCCATCAGAATATTACTATCGTTATGCACAGACGCTTAAATCTGTTGAGAGTTATGACAAGTCTAAGCAAAAGATGGAAGAGTTTTCCAGATTGGAAGCTAATGATTCTCGAGCACAACTTTTTCAAGAGAATAAAGACTATTTGCAAAAGATAGAGGATAAGAAGGATGTATATGATCTTAAAGCTTTGAGTATTAATACAGAATTCTCGGATTATGGAGCTACTATATTAGGCAATGAATTAATTTTTACATCAGCTCGTAATCAAGAAGTAGATAAGGCTATCCATGAGTGGACTAATGAGAGTTTTACAGCCTTGTACAGTAGTACGATTAACGTTGATGGGACTTTCTCAGAACCTAAGCAATTCGCTAAAGAGATAAGTTCTAGAGTAAATGATGCAACAGCTGTCTTTACAAAGGATGGTAATACGATGTACTTTACTAGAAATAACTCTAGTGAAAAGGGAAAGAGAAGAAACAATAAGGACAAATCATCTTTATTAAAAATATATAAAGCCACTAAAGGTGAGGATGGCTTGTGGGGACAAGTATTGGAGCTTCCGTTTAACTCGGATTATTTCAATACAGCCCATCCTAGTTTGACACCGGATGGTAAGTGGCTTTATTTTTCTTCAGACAGAAAAGGAACATTGGGGCAATCAGATATCTTTAGAGTAGCTATTTATCCTACGGGTGAATATGGCAATGCAGAGAATATCGGTGCTAAAGTAAATACAGCAGGTAGAGAAACCTTTCCATTTATATCAGAGGACTACTTCTTGTTTTTTGCATCAGATGGCCATCCTGGATTAGGAGGATTGGATATGTTTGTAGCTAAGATTAATGTAGATGGAAGCATTGGTCAGGTTGCTAATATGGGAACGCCTATTAACAGTCCATTTGACGATTTTGGTTTGTATATCGATAGTAAGTCTCACAAGGGCTTTGTAAGTTCTAATAGGCCAGGGGCTAGTGGAGGAGATGATATCTATTTCTTTAAAGAAAAACCTTGTAAGCAAGCTTTAGAAGGGATAGTGTATGACAAGGTGACTAAAGAGCCATTAGTTAATGCTAGAGTGATTCTATCAGATGCTCTTTATCAGCAGACGGATACAATTATCACAGATGCAAAAGGATATTATCTGTCTAATTTATTAGATTGTGGAGGGAAATACCGTATTAAAGCTGAGAAAGAAGAGTATAATACAGTGGAAGTTGTATTTATCGTAGAACGCCAACAAGGAGTAAAACGAGTAGATATCGGACTAGAGAAGACTTTAGAACCAGTGACAGTGAACGATGACTTATTTAAGAAACTTAAGCTAAATCCTATTTACTTCGACTTTGACAAATCTAATATTCGCCCAGATGCAGCAGCAGAACTAATCAAAGTAGTAGAGGTATTAAAAGAATACCCAACGATGAAGATAGATGTTCGCTCACATACTGACAGTAGAGGAAATGATGACTACAATCTTAAGTTATCAGATCGCAGAGCGAAGTCTACAGTAGAGTGGATGGTGAATCAAGGCATTGAGAGAAGTAGAATTACAGGAGAAGGATATGGGGAGACACAGCTACAGAATAAATGTAGTAATGGAGTACCATGTAGCGTAGAGGAACATCAGTTAAATAGACGTAGTGAGTTTATCGTTATAGAGCTTTAA